The segment AACACTTCGTGCGCGGGGAATTGGGGCCCCGCACGTGGCGCTCGAAGCCGTCCGTTCGATCGAGGACCTCGTGGCCGAAGCAGAAGCGCTGTTCGCGGAGGCGGGCGAGTGTTTCGCGGCGTACTGTGGACGGGCGACCACGCCGGCCGCTCAACAAGCGGCGTGCCACGGAGTACTCGAAAGACTCGACCGGATGCGCACAAGCCACGGTGATGAAATCAGCCGAGCGCGTGCCGTATGGTCAGCGATCGTGGAGTTCGACGCGGCGCTTCGGCCAACAAAGGAAACTGCCGAGGCGGTCGAGCGGTTGAAGGACGGCCGTGCCGCTCTCGCGGCGCAATGCTCGGCAATTGTCGCTCATGCGGACGCTAAGGCGCTTCTCAATCTCAGCAATGAATACATGGAGCGCTTCCAGGCAGCCAAGAAGGAATTGAGCGTGCTCGACTACGAAGACCTCATCATCGAGACGGAGCGATTGTTTGTGCGTCACCCGGACGTGCTCGAACGGTACCAAGCTTGGTTCAAGCTTGTCATGGTCGACGAGTTCCAGGACACCGATGAGCTTCAGCTCGCCCTAATCGAGCGGATCGCAGGGGCGAACCTCGCGACGGTCGGTGATGTCAAACAGTCGATCTATGCATTCCGCGGCGCGGATGTCGAGGTATATCGTAGGCATCGGGAGTCTATGGCGAACGCCAACGCCGAGCGGGTAGTGCTGTCCGACAACTACCGGTCCCATGAGGATTTGATCCGATTCGTCAACCGCGTGTTCAGTCAGGATGAGCTGTTCGGTCCAGAAGAGGAAGGGTTGCGTGCGGCACGCACGGATCCCGCCCCAGTGCGCATCGCTAGCGGTAGCCCGCGTGTCGAGATCTGTGTCGTGGATACCCGCGATGGAGGCACTGTTCGAGAGACGTGTGCAGTCGAGGCCCGTGTAGTCGCGCAACGCTTCTCTGAGCTGCGAGATGCGGGGTTCGCTCCTTCTGAGATGGTCGTATTACTGCGAGCGTACGCAGACGCGCCCACGTTTGCCGACGCACTCGAGCAGGTCGGGTTTGTCACCAGCGTGGTCGGGGGCAACCGATTCTTCGAGCTTCGCGAAGTGGGCGCGATGCGCGCGCTTTGCAGAGTGATTGCCAACCCGCACGACGATGAAGCGCTTGCACAGTTGCTCGTGTCTGACCTTCTCGAGGGCGGAACTCGCCTTCTCGCTCGATGTGCGGCTATCGCGCACGAAAGCCAGCAGCGCCGCTCTCTTTGGGATCGCCTTAGCCGGGTGGCCAAGAGCACGGATCAGGACAGTGAGCGAGCGGCAGTGATTGTCCGAATCGTGGAGCGAGCGCGGGACGCTGCTCCCGTGACGGGGTTGGCTCAGGCGTTGGCCAGCGCCGGTGAAGGACTGGGAATCGACGCGTACCTCGACGCACTCGGAGCTCAAGGCCGCATCATTAGAGCCAACATCACCCAGTTCTACAGAAAGGCGGCCGCATTCGAGGCCGCAGGCGGAATGGGGGCCGCCGGACTTGCCGCCTCGCTCGACGCGGAACAAGCGGTCGGGGTACGACACGGCGGGGTCACGTGCGTAGGGGGAGCGGAAACGGTGACGATCATGAGCGTGCATGCCGCCAAAGGCCTGGAGTTTCCCGTGGTCGCGGTACCGACGCTCTCGAAAAAGACGGTACGGACAGCGAGAGGGTTCTGGTTGCTTCGTGTGAAAGACGGGCTGGCCAGACTCAGCGTGCGACCGTCGATGGAACGCGTCTCAAGCCAGGACAGGAAGCTTACGACCCCACCGCTCTTCGCCGAGCTTGCCAAGACCGACGCGGTTTCCCAGCGAGAAGAAGCGATTCGTGTGTTCTATGTTGCCTGCACCAGGGCCAAAGAGGTGTTGGTGCTCACAGGCTCCGCTCCGGTCGAAGAGGGACTGGGGGGAGCTGACACGCCGCTGGCCTGGGCACTCAGTGCGTATGGCCGCTGTCTCATCGATCCTGTCCTCAGCATGGATTCGGGAAGTTCGGTCACAGTGAACGCGGAGGGCATTCCCGTACGCATCGAGAAGCGAGACGGGGCGTGCGGTGAGGAGCCGCATAACGGCGGATCACAGCCGCCCTCGGTAGTGACGGTAGCGATACCGTCGACCGTCGCCACGGTTGTTCCAGGGGCACGCGAAACGCCGCGGCTGAGCCGACCGAGACGGATCTCATACACCGATCTTGCCCTTCACCAGCGGTGCTCGCTCAGGTACTGGGCTGAGCGTGTTGCCGGTATGGGGAGAGCCGCCGCATCGAGTCCGGCGAGCGCCAGGGCGTCAGGATCAGCAATGCACGTGCTACTGCAACAAGCGTTCGTCACAGGAGAGCTTCCGGATGCTGCTCGCGTCACCGCAGTCGCCCGAGGCCTCAGGCTATCCGACAGCGAAGCACGGGCTCTCCGGGAAACGACGGAGACGTTTCTTCGCACTCGGTACGGACGTGAGCTTCTAGCCCGGCGGCGGCAAGCCAAAACGGAGATGCCATTCGGGGTCGTGCTGGGAGGGGAGGGGGGTCCGTTGCTGGTAGGAGCAATTGACGTGTGTTTTCTCGGTGGCGGGGGTGCTGAGCTGGTCGATTATAAGAGCGGGCGCGGGTCGTTTGAGAAGGACAGATCTAGGTCGCCGGGTGAGGCATACGAACTCCAGGCCAAGTGCTACGCGCTTGCAGCGCTGATGGGCGGAGCGGAGACAGCGACGGTGAGATTTGTGTACCCAGAGGTGCTTGGAGGCGACCGTGAACCGCGCCAGTTGCTGTATCGCTACGAGTCCCGTGACGCGAAAAGGATCGAGAGCTCGCTACTTGCGCAGTGGGAGGCGATGGCTGACAAGCCATATCGAGCTACCTCCAGGTGGTGCCCGGAACCGTGCTCCGGGTGTCCCGCGTCCGGTTCGGTGTGCGAACTCACCGATCCGCGGCTCGGCGCTGTGTGAGCTGACCGCACGCGGCCTCGATGTCGGCACCACGTTCGATCCTTACTGATGCCTCTGTGCCGCTGCGGGTAAGTGCCGAGGCGAACTCACGCGCCCGGGTCCCGGAAGGACGGGCGAGAGTGGCGACGGGTGTTGGATTTACAGGAATGATGTTGACGTGACAGTGCAGGCCCCGGCAGAAAGAGATCAGCGCGTCGAGCTCGGCGGCAGAGTCATTGACTCCGCCGATCAGGGCGTATTCGAGACTAGGACGTCGGCCAGTAATGGCTATGTAGCGCTGGAGGGCCGAGCGCAACTCCGACAGGGGCTGTTTCCGCATAGCTGGAACGAGATGGTCACGGGTCGTTTGTATGGCTGAGTGAATCGAGACAGCTAACGTGAACTGTTCCGGCTCAGCGGAAAGGCGATTGATACCCGCGACGATGCCGCACGTGGAGACGGTGAGATGCCGCGCTCCAATACCGAGAGCGTCGGCGTCGTTCATCAGGCGCAAGCCGGCGAGCGTCGCGTCGTAGGCGGCGAACGGCTCTCCTTGTCCCATCGCGACCGCGTTCGTCACGCTTCGGCCGAGGTCCGCTCCCACAAGCATGACTTGCATCGCCATTTCGCCGGCGCCGAGGCTTCGCTTCAGTCCACTCGCGCCGGTTGCGCAAAAGGAGCACCCCATTGCGCAACCGGCTTGCGTGGAGAAACACACGGTGAGCCGTTCTTTCGTGGGCAAGCCCACGCTTTCAACGGTCACACCGTCGTAAAGCTCCCAAAGATAGCGTCTCGTGCCGTCGACAGAGGACGTCTCTCGCGCTGCAAGGCGCGGGAGCACGATCGGCATTTCGTTGGCGAGGACATTTCGCAAAGAGGAGGGCAGGTCCGTCATCCCGGCGTAGTCGTTCGCGCCGCGCTGATAGACCCATCGTAGAAGTTGGGCCGTGCGGTAGGATGGCTCGCCTAAAGCTGCGAGGACCCGCTCGATCTCGCTTCTTCCGAGCACCGTAAGTGGCGCGCGCCCGGTCATCGCGGTGGAGCCGGGGTGGGGGTCACGCACCAGTGACTGCTCAGGTGAGTTCCCCAAGCGCCTTCTTGTATTCGTCACGATGCGACGCCTCGTACTTGCCGACCGAGCGGAAGAAAAACGCGATGTCGTCGAAGCCCTCCTCTTCGG is part of the Clostridiales bacterium genome and harbors:
- a CDS encoding UvrD-helicase domain-containing protein; the encoded protein is MVARLNDDQRRAVEHVGGRLLVTAGAGSGKTRTLAERFARAVDSHGPETGCDVNRLLTITYTEKAAGELAERVRAALRNRDLGNEARKVDGAWISTIHAFCAKVLRREALIAGIDPAFRVADEVAVAALGVKTFDEVVSARLDRGDEGSERLFEEYGYEEVRAAAASLSRTLRARGIGAPHVALEAVRSIEDLVAEAEALFAEAGECFAAYCGRATTPAAQQAACHGVLERLDRMRTSHGDEISRARAVWSAIVEFDAALRPTKETAEAVERLKDGRAALAAQCSAIVAHADAKALLNLSNEYMERFQAAKKELSVLDYEDLIIETERLFVRHPDVLERYQAWFKLVMVDEFQDTDELQLALIERIAGANLATVGDVKQSIYAFRGADVEVYRRHRESMANANAERVVLSDNYRSHEDLIRFVNRVFSQDELFGPEEEGLRAARTDPAPVRIASGSPRVEICVVDTRDGGTVRETCAVEARVVAQRFSELRDAGFAPSEMVVLLRAYADAPTFADALEQVGFVTSVVGGNRFFELREVGAMRALCRVIANPHDDEALAQLLVSDLLEGGTRLLARCAAIAHESQQRRSLWDRLSRVAKSTDQDSERAAVIVRIVERARDAAPVTGLAQALASAGEGLGIDAYLDALGAQGRIIRANITQFYRKAAAFEAAGGMGAAGLAASLDAEQAVGVRHGGVTCVGGAETVTIMSVHAAKGLEFPVVAVPTLSKKTVRTARGFWLLRVKDGLARLSVRPSMERVSSQDRKLTTPPLFAELAKTDAVSQREEAIRVFYVACTRAKEVLVLTGSAPVEEGLGGADTPLAWALSAYGRCLIDPVLSMDSGSSVTVNAEGIPVRIEKRDGACGEEPHNGGSQPPSVVTVAIPSTVATVVPGARETPRLSRPRRISYTDLALHQRCSLRYWAERVAGMGRAAASSPASARASGSAMHVLLQQAFVTGELPDAARVTAVARGLRLSDSEARALRETTETFLRTRYGRELLARRRQAKTEMPFGVVLGGEGGPLLVGAIDVCFLGGGGAELVDYKSGRGSFEKDRSRSPGEAYELQAKCYALAALMGGAETATVRFVYPEVLGGDREPRQLLYRYESRDAKRIESSLLAQWEAMADKPYRATSRWCPEPCSGCPASGSVCELTDPRLGAV
- the rlmN gene encoding 23S rRNA (adenine(2503)-C(2))-methyltransferase RlmN; translation: MRDPHPGSTAMTGRAPLTVLGRSEIERVLAALGEPSYRTAQLLRWVYQRGANDYAGMTDLPSSLRNVLANEMPIVLPRLAARETSSVDGTRRYLWELYDGVTVESVGLPTKERLTVCFSTQAGCAMGCSFCATGASGLKRSLGAGEMAMQVMLVGADLGRSVTNAVAMGQGEPFAAYDATLAGLRLMNDADALGIGARHLTVSTCGIVAGINRLSAEPEQFTLAVSIHSAIQTTRDHLVPAMRKQPLSELRSALQRYIAITGRRPSLEYALIGGVNDSAAELDALISFCRGLHCHVNIIPVNPTPVATLARPSGTRAREFASALTRSGTEASVRIERGADIEAACGQLTQRRAADR